The following coding sequences lie in one Pseudomonas monsensis genomic window:
- a CDS encoding lysophospholipid acyltransferase → MEKFKGALLVGALRLFALLPWRAVQAVGSAIGWIMWKTPNRSRDVVRINLAKCFPQMDAAERERLVGQSLKDIGKSLTESACAWIWPAQRSIDLVREVEGLDILKDALASGKGVVGITSHLGNWEVLNHFYCSQCKPIIFYRPPKLKAVDELLRKQRVQLGNKVAASTKEGILSVIKEVRKGGAVGIPADPEPAESAGIFVPFFATQALTSKFVPNMLAGGKAVGVFLHALRLPDGSGYKVILEAAPEAMYSTDTAESCAAMSKVVERYVAAYPSQYMWSMKRFKKRPPGEERWY, encoded by the coding sequence GTGGAAAAGTTTAAAGGCGCCTTGCTGGTAGGCGCTCTGCGGCTGTTTGCCCTGCTGCCATGGCGGGCCGTGCAGGCCGTCGGTTCGGCAATCGGCTGGATCATGTGGAAAACCCCCAACCGTTCCCGCGACGTGGTGCGGATCAACCTCGCCAAATGTTTTCCACAGATGGATGCGGCCGAACGTGAGCGTCTGGTCGGCCAGAGCCTGAAAGACATCGGCAAGTCGCTGACCGAAAGCGCCTGCGCGTGGATCTGGCCGGCACAGCGCTCCATTGATCTGGTGCGCGAAGTCGAAGGCCTCGACATTCTCAAGGACGCATTGGCCTCGGGCAAAGGCGTGGTCGGCATCACCAGCCACCTGGGCAACTGGGAAGTGCTCAACCACTTCTATTGCAGCCAGTGCAAACCGATCATTTTTTATCGTCCACCGAAGCTCAAGGCTGTGGATGAATTGCTGCGCAAGCAGCGTGTGCAACTGGGCAACAAAGTCGCCGCCTCCACCAAGGAAGGCATCCTCAGTGTGATCAAGGAAGTGCGCAAAGGTGGTGCAGTGGGCATTCCGGCTGACCCGGAACCGGCCGAATCCGCCGGGATCTTCGTGCCGTTCTTTGCCACGCAGGCGCTGACCAGCAAGTTCGTGCCAAACATGTTGGCTGGCGGCAAAGCCGTTGGCGTGTTCCTGCATGCGCTGCGCCTGCCTGACGGCTCTGGCTACAAAGTGATCCTCGAAGCCGCGCCCGAAGCCATGTACAGCACCGATACCGCCGAGTCTTGCGCAGCGATGAGTAAAGTCGTCGAGCGTTACGTGGCGGCGTACCCGAGCCAGTACATGTGGAGCATGAAGCGCTTCAAGAAACGTCCGCCGGGCGAAGAGCGCTGGTATTGA
- a CDS encoding PilZ domain-containing protein: protein MSEHRKSFRIKITHDSFGECLGQTRNLTPTGVYVQHPRLASLPKGAVVYGQVQGLPTGAPRVRMEVVTVDAEGIGLRYL, encoded by the coding sequence ATGTCCGAACACCGCAAATCGTTTCGCATCAAGATCACTCACGACAGCTTCGGCGAATGCCTCGGCCAGACGCGCAACCTCACGCCTACCGGCGTGTATGTGCAGCATCCGCGGCTGGCGTCGTTGCCCAAAGGCGCAGTGGTTTACGGACAGGTGCAGGGTTTACCCACAGGTGCGCCACGGGTGCGCATGGAAGTGGTGACGGTGGATGCCGAGGGTATCGGTCTTCGCTACCTCTGA
- a CDS encoding tetratricopeptide repeat protein yields the protein MLESLEKMLAKGVDNSLLRFGLGKGYLDLGENAKAAEHFERCVGFDPKYSAAWKLLGKAHLALGDHAAARQAWEQGLEAARVHGDKQAEKEMAVFLKKLDRQAQ from the coding sequence CCTGGAAAAAATGCTCGCCAAGGGTGTGGATAACTCCTTGCTGCGCTTCGGCCTGGGCAAGGGCTATCTGGATCTTGGGGAAAATGCCAAGGCTGCCGAGCACTTTGAGCGCTGTGTCGGCTTCGATCCAAAGTACTCGGCGGCCTGGAAACTGTTGGGCAAGGCACACCTGGCGCTGGGCGATCACGCCGCTGCGCGGCAGGCGTGGGAACAAGGTCTGGAAGCAGCTCGCGTTCATGGCGACAAGCAGGCCGAGAAGGAAATGGCGGTGTTTTTGAAAAAGCTCGATCGTCAGGCGCAATAA